The Teredinibacter sp. KSP-S5-2 genome includes a window with the following:
- a CDS encoding non-ribosomal peptide synthetase — MDNENLYLTEQATLNLILDSKKAKIENKVAYTFLEKGEEETASITYGGLWEQSVNLAKALNDIGIKPGDRALLLFPSCIEYVVAFLGCLKAGVIAVPLFPPQSQKNSQSRMETVSIDCGAKAILTTSSTYKTMKDWLENSNVLGALPCLFPDNLPPVNPDSSWLEPDITPESTAFLQYTSGSTSAPKGVIVSHRNLVHNAELMRQAMNHTQNTVLVSWLPIFHDMGLIGNILQTLYLGAHCVFMPPIAFIQRPLRWLKALSKYRGQSSMAPNFAYDLCCEKITDEQKKELDLSSWQSALNGSEPVRYETLERFYRSFKSCGLDYKALYPGYGLAEATLMVSGPRVDDNYHHLSVSAVELADNNIIEKQTGEKGAVELVASGLPWCGTDVAIVNPISKTRCINNEVGEIWINSPSVGQGYWENEEATKETFHAKIADDTDQRNYMRTGDLGFINQGQIFITGRHKEIVVIRGQNYYPQDIERSVQNSNPAFVINGGASFAIDIAGEEKLVVVQEVKRTALKTLDVEAVIADAYKAVSKDHELQLYAICLIKPARLLKTSSGKIQRRAMKDRYLNGDLEFIAKHHFASTEGVSRYQEKFDFDAVTGKESSFIHAVMLEYLKGLIAALIQVPSSIVSARSKLVELGLDSMSFVNLQHLIESNFSLGESSANVEIDQNSTVEELVKEIHRVTQTDDSNNDSFQNEYNEYINEIKDGLHVSLNQESLWLVQGLYPDSYVYNIVAPLEIKNNLKLEKFQFALQELLNEEECFRYVYKQTASGLKAVHSSALPKIDVLDGAQLSASEIADAVDDFWKKPFSLDKEVPARFLIVRQQQSFLFVPVIHHIVSDMWSMLLFLERLAYAYFNDDRQLHLVESKQYPYSRFAFEQKRLLESSKLDREKNYWTEKLDGYTDLKLPTDYGSARTKSFAGEEESFSISNELSKKLKERARKQGVTPYVIALSAFNVLLHKISSQQDFVVGTATAGRGLSRYKEALGYFVNPLPLRTRIDVESSLVDYVAETQINVSEAMSHQALPFQKIVEMAKNNYDATVSPIFQVMFVYQSLPRLKQAYSLVLANRKVDFDLNGWEASSYPIEKKYAQFDITLTLVESDLGLEGRIEYNSDKFCPQRIELMVDQYQTVLNAFVAGQSSSIKSLSYLSGEEKADFDFASGSDLVGFLPVTAAISKHAEQSPNKMAVKAGDKFYSYSELETKVNQLSRWLLAQGFMAEDVVAVHMDRSCDYSVAMLAIMKAGMTYLPLDTHLPPQRLQFILQDSRPVLVLTDSTQSLVSETLLAQMSEESKVRVTKFDHINYQQYEVSSPDVTIDPEQLAYIIYTSGSTGTPKGVLCLHQGFKNCIEQCAETFGVSPEYKMLQSASYSFDASIWNSFICWHSGASLVVANKFQMLPGPDLIALLNKEMIDYCFLSPTVMAELNPTSVPNLKKVIAGGEELPAKVARNWFSHGKQVFNAYGPTEASICVTISKCDDEEWTTNIGKPIGNVFLTLLDENQQQVADGVEGEIYLGGISLARGYLNSPDKNRQAFIDYEYENGEFVRLYKTGDRAIRDFSGDLYYKGRKDGMVKIAGHRIELDEIRNVLVNTLDSVENAIVLVDEDQLVCFYLSSSGKIETSEIRQKLQLKLPAYMIPAELVSVDTIPRTDSGKADKKQLMVILEEHRNIRRSHSNDQQIKLDQTNLEKNIRNCWASVLGHENFGNDDLFFEVGGTSILMARLHHMLCENLGLDISMVDLYEYTTVTSLVSYANQGANASAETAINVGNKPVSSRAEKRKRARQKSENAEV, encoded by the coding sequence ATGGATAACGAGAATTTATATTTAACCGAACAAGCTACATTGAACCTCATTTTAGATTCAAAAAAGGCCAAGATTGAAAACAAAGTGGCTTATACCTTTTTGGAGAAAGGTGAAGAGGAAACCGCCTCAATAACCTATGGTGGATTATGGGAACAGTCCGTTAATCTCGCCAAAGCGTTGAATGATATCGGTATTAAGCCCGGTGATAGAGCCTTATTGTTGTTTCCTTCGTGCATAGAATATGTGGTTGCCTTCCTGGGTTGTTTGAAAGCGGGCGTTATTGCCGTTCCTCTGTTTCCACCACAATCGCAAAAAAACAGTCAATCCAGAATGGAAACAGTTTCTATAGATTGCGGTGCTAAGGCGATCCTAACAACGTCATCGACATATAAAACCATGAAGGATTGGTTAGAGAATTCTAATGTATTGGGAGCTTTACCCTGTCTTTTTCCCGATAACCTACCTCCTGTTAATCCCGACTCAAGTTGGCTCGAACCCGATATCACGCCGGAATCCACGGCATTTTTACAATACACATCGGGTTCCACAAGTGCGCCAAAAGGGGTGATTGTTTCCCACCGTAATCTTGTACACAACGCAGAACTCATGCGTCAGGCAATGAATCATACACAAAATACTGTGCTGGTTTCCTGGCTGCCAATTTTCCATGATATGGGATTGATTGGTAATATCCTTCAAACATTGTACTTGGGGGCACACTGTGTATTTATGCCTCCCATAGCGTTTATTCAAAGACCTTTACGTTGGTTGAAAGCACTTTCCAAGTATCGGGGTCAGTCCTCTATGGCTCCCAATTTCGCCTATGATCTGTGTTGCGAAAAGATTACGGACGAGCAAAAAAAAGAACTGGATTTAAGTTCTTGGCAATCTGCGTTAAACGGTTCTGAGCCAGTTCGTTACGAAACTCTGGAACGATTTTACCGGAGTTTTAAATCTTGCGGGCTTGATTACAAAGCTCTTTACCCTGGGTATGGTTTGGCTGAAGCAACACTAATGGTAAGTGGCCCACGTGTTGATGACAATTACCATCACCTCAGTGTTTCTGCTGTTGAGTTGGCCGACAATAACATCATAGAAAAACAAACCGGTGAAAAGGGTGCTGTTGAATTGGTGGCGTCCGGATTGCCTTGGTGCGGTACTGATGTGGCAATTGTTAATCCAATTTCAAAAACCCGTTGCATAAATAATGAGGTCGGGGAGATCTGGATAAATAGCCCGAGTGTCGGTCAGGGCTATTGGGAAAATGAAGAAGCTACTAAAGAAACATTTCATGCAAAAATAGCGGATGATACTGACCAACGTAATTATATGCGTACAGGTGACCTTGGTTTCATCAATCAGGGACAGATATTTATTACCGGTCGACATAAAGAAATAGTGGTTATTCGTGGGCAAAACTATTATCCACAAGATATTGAACGTAGCGTCCAAAACAGTAATCCAGCATTTGTAATAAACGGTGGCGCGTCATTTGCCATCGATATCGCTGGCGAAGAAAAACTGGTTGTCGTACAAGAAGTTAAACGTACTGCTTTAAAAACATTGGATGTCGAAGCTGTCATTGCGGATGCGTATAAGGCCGTATCAAAAGACCACGAACTTCAGCTATATGCAATATGCTTGATCAAGCCCGCAAGATTATTGAAAACATCCAGTGGTAAGATTCAGCGACGAGCGATGAAAGATCGGTACTTGAATGGTGATCTCGAGTTCATCGCCAAGCATCACTTTGCATCAACCGAAGGGGTGAGTAGGTACCAGGAAAAATTTGATTTTGATGCCGTTACTGGTAAAGAATCATCATTTATCCATGCCGTGATGCTTGAGTATTTAAAGGGACTCATCGCAGCATTAATTCAAGTACCTTCTTCAATTGTTAGTGCACGTAGCAAACTTGTTGAGTTAGGCCTAGATTCAATGAGTTTCGTTAATTTACAACATCTGATTGAGTCGAATTTTTCTTTAGGTGAATCTTCCGCAAACGTAGAAATTGATCAGAATTCAACAGTTGAAGAGCTGGTCAAGGAGATTCATCGAGTAACACAGACGGATGATTCGAATAATGACTCTTTTCAAAATGAATACAACGAATACATCAACGAAATAAAGGACGGGCTCCACGTATCCTTAAATCAGGAATCCCTATGGTTAGTTCAAGGGCTTTACCCGGATTCTTACGTTTATAACATAGTAGCTCCATTAGAAATCAAAAATAACCTGAAGCTGGAAAAATTCCAGTTTGCATTACAAGAGTTATTAAATGAGGAAGAGTGTTTTAGGTATGTGTATAAGCAAACCGCTTCAGGTTTGAAAGCGGTTCATTCTTCTGCTTTACCGAAAATAGATGTGCTTGATGGTGCACAGCTATCAGCTAGTGAAATAGCTGATGCAGTAGATGATTTTTGGAAAAAACCATTTAGCCTGGATAAAGAAGTTCCAGCCAGATTTCTCATAGTTCGACAACAGCAAAGTTTCCTTTTTGTACCCGTAATTCATCACATCGTTTCAGATATGTGGTCTATGTTGCTGTTTTTGGAGCGCTTGGCATATGCCTATTTCAACGATGACCGCCAGCTACATTTGGTAGAGAGTAAGCAGTATCCCTATTCACGTTTTGCCTTTGAGCAGAAACGCTTGCTTGAAAGCTCTAAATTAGATCGAGAAAAAAATTACTGGACAGAAAAACTTGACGGTTATACTGATTTAAAACTTCCTACGGATTACGGTTCGGCAAGAACAAAGAGTTTTGCGGGTGAAGAAGAAAGTTTTTCCATCAGCAATGAACTAAGTAAAAAATTAAAGGAGCGCGCACGAAAACAAGGCGTTACGCCATATGTTATTGCTTTGTCCGCCTTCAATGTATTGCTTCATAAAATATCAAGCCAACAGGATTTTGTTGTAGGTACCGCTACGGCTGGAAGGGGTTTGTCTCGGTATAAGGAAGCATTGGGGTATTTTGTCAACCCACTCCCATTACGTACACGTATCGATGTGGAATCTTCCTTAGTAGATTATGTCGCCGAAACTCAAATAAATGTTTCCGAAGCAATGAGCCATCAAGCTCTTCCATTTCAGAAAATTGTCGAGATGGCGAAAAATAACTACGACGCAACTGTTTCACCTATTTTCCAGGTAATGTTTGTTTATCAAAGTTTACCTCGTCTAAAGCAAGCTTATTCGCTAGTACTAGCAAATCGTAAGGTCGATTTTGATTTAAATGGTTGGGAGGCGTCATCTTATCCCATTGAAAAAAAATACGCACAATTTGATATCACTTTGACGTTAGTTGAATCTGACCTCGGGCTCGAAGGGCGAATTGAATATAATTCTGACAAGTTTTGCCCCCAAAGAATCGAACTCATGGTCGATCAATATCAGACCGTTCTAAATGCGTTTGTTGCAGGGCAATCTAGTAGTATTAAGTCACTCAGCTACTTGAGTGGTGAAGAAAAGGCGGACTTTGACTTTGCTTCCGGGTCGGATTTAGTCGGCTTTTTGCCTGTCACAGCAGCAATTTCAAAGCATGCAGAACAATCGCCGAATAAAATGGCCGTTAAGGCCGGAGATAAGTTCTATTCCTATAGTGAGTTAGAAACAAAAGTTAATCAGTTAAGCCGTTGGTTACTTGCACAAGGCTTCATGGCCGAGGATGTAGTGGCTGTGCATATGGATCGTAGTTGTGACTATTCCGTTGCTATGCTAGCGATTATGAAAGCGGGAATGACATATCTTCCGTTGGATACTCACCTTCCTCCGCAACGTTTGCAATTTATTTTGCAAGATTCCCGTCCTGTACTTGTTCTTACCGACAGTACTCAGAGTCTGGTTTCTGAAACACTATTGGCGCAAATGTCCGAGGAATCCAAAGTACGCGTTACCAAATTTGATCACATAAATTATCAACAATACGAGGTAAGCAGCCCCGATGTAACGATAGATCCAGAGCAGCTTGCGTACATTATTTATACTTCAGGTTCGACGGGTACTCCAAAAGGTGTTCTCTGTTTGCATCAAGGATTTAAAAATTGTATTGAGCAATGTGCTGAAACATTTGGCGTTAGTCCGGAGTACAAAATGTTGCAGTCAGCATCTTACTCCTTTGATGCGTCGATCTGGAACTCATTTATCTGTTGGCATTCCGGCGCATCTTTGGTCGTTGCCAACAAATTTCAAATGTTACCCGGACCTGATCTTATAGCACTGTTAAATAAGGAAATGATTGACTATTGTTTTCTATCACCGACAGTTATGGCTGAATTGAATCCCACATCTGTTCCTAATTTAAAAAAAGTAATAGCAGGTGGTGAGGAACTCCCAGCCAAAGTCGCCAGAAACTGGTTCTCTCACGGAAAGCAGGTGTTTAATGCATATGGTCCCACAGAGGCAAGTATATGTGTAACTATCTCCAAATGTGATGATGAAGAGTGGACGACCAATATCGGCAAACCGATTGGTAATGTTTTTCTGACTTTGCTGGATGAAAATCAACAGCAGGTCGCTGATGGTGTGGAAGGAGAAATTTATTTGGGTGGAATTTCTCTGGCACGGGGTTATCTAAATAGTCCTGATAAAAATAGACAAGCATTTATCGACTATGAATATGAGAATGGTGAATTCGTTCGGTTGTATAAAACTGGCGATAGGGCGATAAGGGATTTTAGTGGTGATCTTTACTACAAGGGACGTAAAGATGGCATGGTAAAAATTGCCGGTCATCGAATTGAATTGGATGAAATTCGCAATGTTCTCGTCAATACTCTGGACTCAGTGGAGAATGCTATTGTCCTTGTTGATGAGGACCAATTAGTGTGTTTCTATCTATCTAGTAGTGGAAAAATAGAGACATCTGAAATACGTCAAAAGCTTCAATTAAAGTTACCTGCATATATGATTCCAGCCGAACTGGTGTCAGTTGACACTATTCCCAGAACAGATAGCGGTAAAGCAGATAAAAAGCAGTTGATGGTAATTCTGGAAGAGCACAGAAACATCCGTCGCTCGCATTCTAACGATCAACAAATCAAATTAGATCAAACAAACCTTGAAAAAAATATTCGCAATTGCTGGGCGAGCGTACTAGGCCATGAAAATTTTGGTAATGACGACCTGTTTTTTGAAGTTGGTGGGACGTCTATATTGATGGCTAGGTTACATCACATGCTATGCGAAAATCTTGGATTGGATATTTCTATGGTGGATTTATACGAATATACCACCGTTACAAGTTTAGTGAGTTACGCCAATCAGGGAGCAAATGCCAGCGCCGAAACGGCGATTAATGTTGGGAACAAGCCGGTTTCAAGTCGTGCGGAAAAAAGAAAACGAGCACGACAAAAATCTGAGAATGCAGAAGTCTAG
- a CDS encoding MAPEG family protein, protein MFTTIKITSLTASIVGILTLVLAYRVAYIRKYNSVQPGINGDLDFTVAFRAHANLVEYAPIFLILLAIAEFNQINSSLLIFVATAFTISRIAHAIGYTVNKGGKSALRSLGNSVTWIMLLLICLINLTGFI, encoded by the coding sequence ATGTTTACAACAATAAAGATAACGTCTCTGACCGCATCAATAGTAGGAATACTGACTTTAGTTTTGGCTTACAGGGTTGCATACATCAGGAAATACAACAGTGTTCAGCCGGGGATAAACGGAGATCTCGATTTTACGGTTGCGTTTCGCGCGCACGCAAACCTTGTGGAATACGCGCCAATTTTTTTAATCTTGCTCGCCATTGCAGAATTCAACCAGATTAACTCGAGTCTGCTTATCTTTGTTGCTACCGCATTTACAATTTCAAGAATTGCACATGCTATTGGTTACACAGTGAACAAGGGAGGTAAATCTGCGTTAAGAAGCTTAGGTAATTCGGTTACATGGATTATGTTGCTATTAATATGCTTGATTAATTTAACTGGATTTATCTAA
- a CDS encoding biopolymer transporter ExbD, translating into MRRSKKRKTQLDTEDKEQKINMSSLLDVVFILVIFLIVSFSFTHRTSVPLSEGEEVSGCDLEGGALLIIITKDNRLHMNGTTCSLGDFEKALLALSKGNEARSAVVRVHERVNVETYVRVLDKLQQYGIENVQYFTFGK; encoded by the coding sequence ATGAGAAGAAGTAAAAAAAGAAAAACTCAGCTAGATACCGAAGATAAAGAACAAAAGATAAACATGTCTTCCTTGCTGGATGTGGTGTTTATTCTCGTCATATTCTTAATTGTCAGTTTCTCATTTACACATCGAACATCTGTTCCTCTTAGCGAGGGCGAAGAGGTTTCCGGTTGTGATCTTGAAGGGGGAGCGCTACTGATAATAATTACCAAGGACAATCGCCTGCATATGAACGGAACTACATGCAGCTTGGGGGACTTCGAAAAAGCATTGCTTGCCTTATCAAAAGGAAATGAAGCAAGAAGTGCTGTTGTGCGAGTACACGAAAGGGTAAATGTGGAAACTTATGTCAGAGTTTTGGATAAGCTTCAGCAATACGGAATTGAAAATGTTCAGTACTTTACATTTGGTAAATAA
- a CDS encoding PepSY-associated TM helix domain-containing protein produces MRIQHFKVYNQIHTWTGIIAGLFLFICFIGGALTMFKTPLNQWALQADASLAPIAEEKYDDLIQQVLQQHPEAAAEMTVYLPRAQPQHAPVSWVIENHETHATTIWHATLNDNNELVTAQASVSAVGDFIDDLHRTAGIPGGDGHDAVGTYVMGIVAGLYFLALVSGLIIFLPSWFKDLFSVRRGKNRKRFWVDFHNVLGISALPFHIVIALTTMVFAFHDLFYGSLQALVYKDTPMFNAPPAGTARQITELASINELTQSIQTLEPEFKPAVITFRGLNSPRASAIFGGEMEGHWIRGPDYAFVVSNPYTTQPGYTAMLPNQPGSMGKFVNGFFALHFGGFGGDTIRWVYFGLGVSGALLFLSGNILWIETRRRRQKQNEIPVEQKKSCVTMARLTVGVALGTLMGLALSLLIVKWLPHSQVDIAWWQNFAYYSGFLVCIGWAFICPPLHAAKQQLLVLCVLTSVLTVSSVGLGRLSTISLVFAFVALIITAGLLATLGWVKKREKTLEKDSAWI; encoded by the coding sequence GTGCGTATTCAGCATTTTAAAGTTTATAACCAAATCCATACCTGGACAGGCATTATTGCCGGGCTATTTCTGTTTATCTGCTTCATTGGTGGTGCACTCACCATGTTCAAAACGCCGCTGAACCAATGGGCATTACAGGCAGACGCATCCTTAGCTCCAATCGCTGAAGAAAAATACGATGATTTAATTCAGCAGGTATTACAGCAACACCCGGAAGCTGCAGCAGAAATGACGGTTTATTTACCCAGGGCGCAACCCCAACATGCACCTGTTTCCTGGGTTATTGAAAATCACGAAACTCACGCCACAACCATCTGGCACGCAACACTAAACGATAATAATGAACTGGTGACTGCGCAGGCTTCTGTATCCGCAGTTGGCGATTTTATCGATGACTTACATCGTACAGCTGGTATTCCTGGCGGGGACGGTCACGATGCCGTTGGAACCTACGTAATGGGTATTGTAGCCGGGTTGTATTTCTTAGCGCTGGTATCCGGTTTAATTATTTTTCTTCCTTCCTGGTTTAAGGATTTGTTTAGTGTCCGACGAGGAAAAAACCGTAAGCGTTTTTGGGTCGATTTTCATAATGTATTGGGTATTTCGGCTTTGCCATTTCACATTGTTATCGCCCTAACAACCATGGTGTTTGCTTTTCACGATCTATTTTATGGTTCGCTTCAAGCATTGGTTTATAAAGACACGCCCATGTTTAACGCCCCGCCTGCTGGAACTGCGCGACAAATAACAGAATTAGCGAGCATTAATGAACTCACACAATCTATTCAAACACTGGAACCGGAATTTAAACCTGCAGTAATCACCTTCAGAGGGCTCAATTCGCCAAGGGCCAGCGCGATTTTTGGTGGAGAAATGGAAGGCCATTGGATACGCGGCCCTGACTACGCCTTTGTGGTAAGCAACCCATACACAACTCAGCCCGGTTATACCGCGATGCTGCCAAACCAACCTGGCAGCATGGGCAAATTTGTAAACGGATTTTTTGCTTTACATTTTGGGGGGTTCGGTGGAGACACCATACGTTGGGTGTACTTCGGCCTTGGTGTGTCTGGCGCCTTGTTATTTCTAAGCGGCAATATTTTATGGATTGAAACTCGTCGCCGACGACAGAAACAAAATGAAATTCCAGTCGAGCAAAAAAAATCATGTGTAACTATGGCGCGACTCACTGTTGGCGTTGCTCTTGGAACACTAATGGGTTTAGCCCTATCACTATTAATCGTCAAATGGCTGCCGCACAGCCAAGTGGATATTGCATGGTGGCAAAACTTCGCCTACTACAGCGGTTTTTTAGTTTGTATAGGTTGGGCGTTTATATGCCCCCCGCTACACGCAGCCAAACAACAGCTGCTCGTGCTTTGTGTCTTGACTAGCGTATTAACCGTTTCAAGTGTTGGCCTTGGTCGTTTATCCACGATCAGTCTCGTCTTTGCTTTTGTTGCCTTGATAATTACCGCCGGCTTATTGGCCACACTTGGCTGGGTTAAAAAGCGAGAAAAAACATTAGAAAAAGACAGTGCCTGGATATAA
- a CDS encoding TonB-dependent receptor, which yields MFTSKHRVTTLSTLCACVLCTNATADEIVLAGIQRTPYLEEIRVIGEKTERSLKDTASSVSVLAEEALSNMQHLTVTDAVSEVSNVVSLSGSVPDIRGVSGNGSAGGFNSISGGAKGRVSILVDGVAQPFVADLTGDSGMWDVEQIEVFRGPQSTNNGRNSIAGSIFIKTKDPSNEWEGAARIGFRDQEQYIDTSAMISGPIVDDTLAFRISLERVDGETITDEKGYDSNPADYDLNEVKTSKARAKLKWTPLEDLSAMLTYSSNNEQGDTGRVYYMADDIAKHQRLYFRDIETDSNTTSLNIDYAFSDDTSLSILVASMDYEWGFDSYEPNPETEQQLVFDENNITFDTRLNFGINNENLNGFVGLAYFEREHDVISGGAYVYYGKDESDSKAIYGEVTFGLSSNFKLTTGARFERESQLRDFTYDPIVAQLDQSNSIFLPKIVLQYQASEQTTWSLSARKGYNAAGGALNFTAQEYYYFDEETVNTYELGSRSSFADDTVFLSTNLFYNDYDGYQALSSTRFIVNMEEVVTYGAEVELSASLINNLELTAALGLLNTEIKDAGEEYPDVNGNELNSAPTLTANLGTKYWFTEGFHIGVSANYVDEYYGDFSNTEERIAGDYTLVRVNSGYQFDHWKISAFVNNALDEEGIVTKEPAGRRYPTGYVSVVTPRNIGVSVTYSF from the coding sequence ATGTTTACTAGCAAACACCGCGTTACAACCCTAAGCACGCTTTGTGCCTGTGTGTTATGTACTAACGCGACAGCAGACGAAATTGTGTTAGCCGGAATACAACGCACCCCTTACCTCGAAGAAATCCGGGTGATAGGTGAAAAAACAGAACGCTCTCTTAAAGACACCGCCTCTTCAGTTTCAGTTTTAGCAGAAGAAGCACTAAGTAACATGCAGCATTTGACCGTCACCGATGCGGTATCGGAAGTGTCCAATGTTGTTTCTCTTTCCGGTTCTGTGCCAGATATTCGCGGCGTGTCCGGTAACGGTTCTGCTGGTGGGTTTAATTCTATTTCTGGCGGCGCTAAAGGCCGAGTATCCATTTTAGTGGATGGCGTAGCCCAACCGTTTGTTGCTGACTTGACCGGTGATTCCGGCATGTGGGATGTGGAACAGATCGAAGTATTTCGCGGCCCCCAATCCACCAATAACGGACGCAACAGTATTGCCGGTTCGATATTTATTAAAACCAAAGACCCAAGCAACGAATGGGAAGGTGCTGCGCGTATTGGCTTCCGTGATCAAGAGCAATATATCGATACCTCTGCCATGATCTCCGGTCCGATTGTAGACGATACTCTGGCTTTTCGTATTAGCCTTGAACGTGTGGATGGTGAAACCATTACAGATGAAAAAGGCTATGACTCTAACCCCGCCGACTACGATTTGAACGAAGTTAAAACAAGCAAAGCACGGGCAAAATTAAAATGGACACCGCTGGAAGATCTTTCCGCGATGCTGACCTATTCCAGTAACAATGAGCAAGGCGATACTGGTCGTGTCTACTATATGGCGGATGATATAGCAAAACATCAACGCTTATATTTTCGGGATATTGAAACTGATTCAAATACCACAAGCTTAAATATCGACTACGCATTTAGCGACGATACATCCCTGAGTATATTGGTTGCATCGATGGATTATGAATGGGGATTTGATTCATACGAGCCAAACCCTGAAACCGAACAGCAGTTGGTATTCGACGAAAACAATATCACTTTTGATACCCGGTTGAACTTTGGCATAAACAACGAAAACCTCAACGGTTTTGTCGGGCTTGCTTATTTTGAGCGTGAACACGACGTGATCAGTGGCGGAGCTTATGTTTATTACGGTAAAGACGAAAGTGACTCAAAAGCAATTTACGGCGAAGTAACATTTGGGTTGTCCAGCAATTTCAAACTCACAACCGGTGCCCGATTTGAACGGGAATCTCAATTACGAGACTTCACTTACGACCCCATCGTGGCGCAACTGGATCAAAGCAACTCGATCTTTTTACCCAAGATTGTTTTGCAATACCAGGCAAGCGAGCAGACAACATGGTCCTTAAGCGCACGCAAAGGTTATAACGCAGCGGGCGGTGCACTGAATTTTACCGCGCAAGAGTATTACTACTTTGACGAAGAGACAGTGAATACATACGAATTGGGGAGTCGAAGCAGCTTTGCCGACGATACCGTATTCCTGAGTACCAACCTGTTCTATAACGACTACGACGGCTACCAAGCACTAAGCTCTACCCGGTTTATAGTCAACATGGAAGAAGTTGTTACCTATGGTGCCGAAGTCGAACTGTCAGCCAGCCTTATTAACAACCTTGAACTCACCGCGGCTTTAGGATTGCTGAATACGGAAATCAAAGATGCCGGTGAAGAATATCCAGATGTAAACGGTAACGAACTAAATTCGGCTCCAACATTAACGGCGAACCTTGGAACCAAATACTGGTTCACCGAAGGTTTTCACATAGGTGTATCAGCCAACTATGTAGACGAGTACTACGGCGACTTTTCTAATACGGAAGAGCGTATTGCCGGTGATTACACACTAGTCCGTGTGAATTCCGGTTACCAGTTTGATCACTGGAAAATATCGGCATTCGTCAACAACGCATTGGATGAAGAAGGCATTGTGACCAAAGAGCCTGCAGGCCGTCGCTATCCAACGGGTTATGTATCTGTGGTGACGCCCCGTAATATCGGAGTTTCCGTTACCTACTCATTCTAA
- a CDS encoding cold-shock protein, producing MSKTVKGTVKWFNESKGFGFISPESGPDVFAHFSAIASSGFKTLAEGQAVEFTVTQGQKGPQAENIVAL from the coding sequence ATGTCTAAAACAGTTAAAGGAACCGTAAAGTGGTTCAACGAATCTAAAGGTTTCGGTTTTATTTCTCCAGAGTCTGGTCCAGACGTGTTTGCTCATTTCAGTGCAATCGCCAGTTCTGGCTTCAAAACTCTTGCAGAAGGTCAAGCTGTTGAGTTTACCGTAACTCAAGGCCAAAAAGGCCCTCAAGCTGAGAACATTGTTGCGCTATAA
- the map gene encoding type I methionyl aminopeptidase has protein sequence MKKISIKTEEEIQRMRVAGVLTAKVLEAVEKLIKPGISTLDIDRFCHNYIVNELYAEPGSLGQYGYKYSINTSPNNVVCHGIPSAEKILKNGDIVNVDVTVKKDGYYGDSSKMYLVGDVTEHARRLVHVTQQCLYKAIRVVKPGATLGDIGLAIQQHAEANNYSVVRDYCGHGIGKSMHEPPQVVHYGVAGTGTKLEKGMIFTIEPMINQGKYHVKVLNDDWTVVTKDRRLSAQWEHTILVTENGFEVLTLREEEKSTFIQ, from the coding sequence ATGAAAAAAATCTCGATTAAAACGGAAGAAGAAATCCAACGAATGCGTGTAGCTGGTGTGCTGACCGCAAAGGTACTTGAAGCAGTAGAAAAACTAATCAAACCAGGTATCTCCACGCTGGATATTGACCGCTTTTGCCACAACTATATTGTTAACGAGTTGTATGCAGAACCGGGAAGCCTTGGTCAATACGGGTACAAGTATAGTATTAACACCTCGCCAAATAATGTTGTCTGCCACGGCATACCTTCCGCTGAAAAAATATTAAAAAACGGTGACATCGTAAATGTCGACGTCACGGTTAAAAAGGATGGTTACTATGGCGACTCCAGCAAGATGTATCTGGTTGGTGACGTTACAGAACACGCTAGACGACTGGTTCACGTTACCCAACAATGCTTGTACAAAGCCATTCGTGTTGTAAAACCTGGTGCAACACTGGGAGACATCGGCCTAGCGATTCAGCAACATGCTGAAGCCAATAATTATTCTGTTGTAAGAGATTATTGTGGTCACGGTATTGGCAAAAGCATGCATGAACCACCCCAGGTAGTCCACTATGGTGTTGCGGGAACCGGAACCAAACTCGAAAAAGGGATGATATTCACCATTGAACCTATGATCAATCAGGGAAAATATCACGTTAAAGTATTAAATGACGATTGGACAGTTGTAACAAAAGATCGTCGTCTTTCTGCACAATGGGAGCACACAATTCTCGTCACGGAAAACGGTTTTGAAGTATTAACGTTAAGAGAAGAAGAAAAAAGCACATTTATACAATAA